GTACCGGAGTACCGGTTTTCATTCTTCCGTAAGTGATACCGTGGCGGGCGATGGATTCGGTCAATTGGTAGGAAGCCGGTTCGGCCATTCTTCCTCCCGGTAATTGGTGGCGTCCTATATGCATTAATCCGTTGAGGAAAGTTCCTGCGGTGAGCACAATACATTTTGCTTTGAAAGTGACACCCCATGCAGTAACCAATCCGGTAACTTCACCGTTTTCAACGAGCAGTTCGCATACTGTATCTTGCCAGATATGAAGGTTGGGCGTATTTTCCAGTCTCTCTCTCCAGGACCAAATGAACTTAGCCCGGTCGCATTGGGCGCGGGGGCTCCACATGGCAGGGCCTTTCGAGCGGTTTAGAATTCGGAACTGAATGGCTGTTTCATCTGTCACCAATCCCATCTGTCCACCCAGTGCATCTATTTCACGTACAATTTGTCCTTTGGCGATTCCTCCTACAGCCGGGTTGCAACTCATCTGTCCAATCTTGTTCATGTCCATTGTGATGAGACAAGTTTTGGAACCTAAATTAGCTGCGGCTGCCGCTGCCTCACAACCAGCATGTCCGGCACCAATTACAATTACGTCGTACTTAAAATCCATTCCTATCTTATTTATTATCAAACGCTGCAAAGTTACGGAAAAGTTGCGAGACTTGTATCTTCAAGCTGTTTTTGCTTCTGAAAATCCGGGGAGGAATCCGGCTTGACTGAAAAAAACGCCGTAATTTTGGATTAGAAATATGCAGATTGTTCGAAAATAGGCTGTTTATTGCCTTTTGTGTTTTTATATTTTTGAATGGAATGGCAATATATTGTATTTTAAATCCCCTGTTTTGCTTTCTTTTTGTTAGTTGCACGTTTGCCCGATTATGAGTGCAACTAGAGAGTAAAAGGAACGATTTGTAGAAAATACGGATTGCTGTGGGAATAAACTTGAGATTTACATTCAAAATCTACCCTACGTCTTGACATAAGTCAAAAAAACAAGCCTAAATGTGTTTTTTTGTATAATGGCTTTTGTTGTTTTCGCAAACAGCTATACCTTTGCAGTGTAGTTGTGAAACTACTTATATTTTAGGTATTAGAAAAAGGTAATAATTAAAAGGTATTAGTTTATAAAATTGAGGTATTAGATTTTAAGATTAGTTTTTAGGAAAAAGATTGTTTTGATTAGGTATTAGGAAAAAGACGTTTTCAGGTAAAGAGTAAATGAAAGATGAAGAAAAAGAAGAATCCCATTTATGGGGATTCTTTAAAGGTGGGGCGGAATAATTCGCTCTTTTTTTGTACCCTTTGCTCTCGTGAATAATAGGTTCATCAGTAATAATATACATTCGGCTGTCTGATGAGATATGACGATGCAGGATATAGTTTTATGCCAATATCTTTTCTTTACTGAATGTTTGTTCATTCTCTTCACATGAGGATAAGTATCAAGCTATCAACTCTTTCGTGTGATTACTCTAAGAAATATGCTTCTTTCACATCTTCACAGTCGTTAGCGTGAAGGATGTGCCGCATCTTTTCCATTCATGAAGATACGCGGATGCAACGCTGCTTCTTCTTCCGAGGAAGCATTAGGATTTTCATACCAATCAAACACAATAGCCATTACTTCTTATTAATTTAAATGTGTAACTTCATCATAGGACAACTTTAATCGGCTATTCGGACGAGTGGAATCGGCTGTTCAGTCAACTATTGTCAGCCAACCGGACAACTCCAGTCGGCTTCTCCTAAACAAGTACTAAAGATACGACAAAGTAACGACTTATCCGCATAAGAAAGCTTGTTTTTCATTTCAGGAGAAAATAAACTTTTTCTTAGTTAAATACTTGCAAATCCCATATCCCATGTTATACCTTAGCAGTATCAACCGGTCGAAAAAACAACATTTATTCATTTAAAAAGAAGAAAAATATGAAGACATTAGAATATAACTCGAAACGTTTGGCAAAAAGAATACGAGCATTGATGAAAGAATCGTCAAACGTCATCGTTTCACCGAACACGTCAAAGGAAGAGCCAAAAATGCAAGAAGTGCATGAGCAGGAAGCACATAAGCAACCCGTCCTTCTGACACAACAAGTGATTGACTTCCTGAAAGCACAATATGACTTCCGCTACAACCTGCTCACCGAAGAAACCGAATTTCGGCCATCCGGCCAACGAGACGTTCCTTTCTGCCGCATAGACAAGCGAGAACTGAATACTTTCTGCCTGGAAGCCCACAAAGAAGGAATCAACTGCTGGGACAAGGATCTTCAAAGATATATCTACTCTACCCAAGTGGAAAGTTACCACCCTTTCCGACTTTATATGAACGAACTACCTACCTGGGACGGAACAGATCGGTTAAAGTCCTTAGCGAAGCGAGTATCCGACATTCCTCTATGGATAAAAAGCTTTCACACCTGGATGCTCGGACTTGCCGCCCAATGGCTGGGAGTGAATCAAGCACAAGCGAACAGCGTAGCCCCGATACTTATCAGCGAAGAACAGGGACGCCATAAATCCACTTTCTGTCGCATGCTGATGCCGCCACAACTGGCCCGTTATTATTCGGATAATCTGAAATTAACCGCACAAGGCAATCCCGAACGTCTCCTGGCCGAGATGGGATTACTAAACATGGACGAATTTGATAAATTCGGAGCGAAAAAGATGCCATTACTGAAAAATCTGATGCAAATGTCCAGCCTCAACATCTGCAAAGCCTATCAGAAAAATTTCCGGTCGCTTCCCCGTATCGCTTCTTTCATCGGAACGAGTAACCGGACGGACTTACTGTGTGACCCGACAGGCAGCCGCAGATTCATCTGCATTGAAGCGGAACATGATATTGACTGTACCGGAATTGAACATTCACAAATCTATGCCCAACTGAAAGAGGAATTGCTTGCAGGTGCCCGCCACTGGCTTAATAAGGAGGAAGAACATGCTTTGCAATATCATAACATGGCATACTATCATGTCAACCCTATAGAAGACATTGTACGCAACACATACGCACCTGCCACGTTGAACGAACCGGATTGCTTGTCACTCTCCGCTGTTATTATTCATCAGGAATTAAAAAAGAGATTTCCTGCCGTGCTTCGCAACTGTACACCTATCCAACTGGCGCAAATTCTGACCGCAGCAGGTATCAGCCGACAGCATACGAGATTGGGTAATGTGTATTTGGTGAAGAAGGTGAAAGGCTGTGAAGAGTGAGAATGATCCTGTTTGTTCACATTAGATATCTGTGAATAAGGTAGTTGTATCTTTGTGACGACTGTGAATAACAGCATATGTCATTATAATCAGAAAGTAATAAATAATCAAGCCTCGGACATATTTTGATTGGTAATGACTTTAGTTCCAATAATGTTGTTACTAATCGAAGTATTTCTTGTTTTATATTCTTCTTTAAAGCTAGTCTTTATACCTTGTTGCATTTTATTTTCTATTTTGTAAGCCGGCAAGGTCTGCGTTTCTGAAAAAAACAATATATTTGCATCCGTAATTATCGCAAAAGTAAGTAGTTACGGCGGTTTTTGTGAATTCTGTTCTCTTTTTTCGCAGGTAATGTGACAGTATGAACGATAAAATTGACACCATAGTAGCGGGAGTAAACCGGAAGGATGAAAAGATGTGGGGCGATTTCTACGATCGTTTTTATGCTGCTTTATGTGTTTATGTTTCCAAGATATTGCCGGTTCCTGATGCGGTGGAAGATTTGGTACAGGAAGTCTTTATTTCTATATGGGAGGGGAAACGTACTTTTTCTGGTATTAAAGAGCTTACCAATTATCTTTATCGCGCCTGCTATAATAACACCTTATTATATATACGCAATAATCAAATCCATGATACCATATTGAGTTCTTTAGCTGAAGAAGAAAGCGTGGAGGACGAGGATATGATTTATGCATTGACGGTAAAAGAAGAAATTATCCGCCAACTGTATTGTTATATTGAAGAACTTCCTGCCGAACAGCGCCGGATTATTTTAATGAGAATCGAGGGATATACATGGGAGGAGATAGCGGAACGTTTAGAAATAAGTATCAATACTGTTAAAACTCAAAAGACACGCAGCTATAAATTCCTTCGTGAGAAGCTGGGCGACTCTGTTCATTCTATTATTCTTTGTTTATTTCTCTAAAAAGATAAAAAAGTCAATTTGATACATCTTTGTCTTTTTATTGATTACTTAAGATTTATTTTCTTTGTTAAAAACAAGCGGATTCCTTTAATAATGTGACATAATGTTATATTTTCGCCCCTAGAATCCTCTCCTTTACATTCTTATCTCAAAAAAATATCATCTTTTTGTCACCCTTTTCTGTGAGTTATGTATATCTATAATAAAGCAAATTAAACAGTTGTTTAATTTAAAAAGGGAAAATAAGATGAAGAAGTTCGAAAATGTATATCAAGATGCCGCTTTAATGAAGAAAGCTCTTTTAGGAGAAGCTAATGAATCGGAACAGCAAGAGCTTGAAAAGCGATTGGCGGAATGCCCGGACTTGCAAAAAGTGTATGAACAATTGCAGAATGGCGAGACATTAGGAGTTGCATTTGAAGAATATAAAAATTATTCATCAAAGAAAGCCTATGAATCTTTCCTTCAGAAAATCGGACAAACGGAACCGGAGGTAATAAAGAAGCCTCGTATTTTCCGGATTTGGTGGTCTATTGCAGCAGCTGTTGTTTTTTTAGTAATCGGTTTATCTTTCTATATGTCGAATTATGTTTCGACTGAAGAGGAAAGCAAGCCATTGATTCAGCCGGGAGTTCAACAGGCACAATTGACTTTACCCGATGGTAGCATTATTGATGTGCATAAGAAAGAAATTAACGTAATAGTAGACGGTGTCCAGGTAAAATATAAGGAAGGAGTGCTGTCATATAAACCGACCGCCACAACACAACACACACAGAAAAGCGTCGAAGAAAAGCCGGTAGAATCAAATGAACTAGTCATACCACGTGGAGGGGAAAATACTGTGGTCCTCGCCGATGGAACAACAGTTCATTTGAATGCTGGTTCCAAGCTGACTTATCCGGTACGCTTTATTGGCAAACGCAGGATTGTAGCTTTGGAAGGTGAGGCCTATTTTGATGTTGTGCAGGATGAATCTCATCCGTTTGTGGTACAAACTCATCTTGGAGAAGTGATGGTGCTTGGTACGGCATTCAATGTGAATGCTTATGCCGATGCTTCCGTTTGTTACACTACATTGGTACATGGAAAAGTACAATTCTCTGCACCGAATGTCGGAACGGTAACTCTTCAGCCGGGTGAACAAGCAGTGGTCTCTGCCAATGGAACAGAGAAACGTACCGTTGATCTGGATGAATATATCGGTTGGGTAAACGGTGTGTACAACTTTAAAAATCGTTCTTTAGGGGAGATTATGGAGACATTTGAACGCTGGTATGATATACAGGTTTATTATGAAACGCCGGAACTGCGCGATATAACTTACAGTGGTAGTTTGAAACGTTATGGAGCGGTCAATTCTTTCTTGGATGCTTTGGAACTGACAGGCGATCTGACCTATAAAATCAGTGGCCGGAGAGTATTGATATACGATGGAATGAAAGAGTAAGAATAAATAGAATATTAGGTAAAGTTTAATCATTAATTTATGAGAGAAAAACGATGGCTACTATGTTTTTTAGTGGCAGTGTGTTGCACATTTAGCACATGGGCTCTACCGTCACAGGATAAGACGGTAACTTTGAATCTGCATAATGTCTCTATCGAGACAGTTTTGGATGCAGTGAAGAAACAAACAGGAGTGAATATGTTGTATAATTCACAAATGTTTAAAGGAGTTCCTCCCGTATCAATTAATGCGAAAAATGAGAAATGGGAAGTCGCTCTGAAGTTGATTTTAAATCCCCAAGGATTTGATTATGTGGTGAAAGACGGTATTGTTGTTGTTCGTAAATTGCA
The Bacteroides luhongzhouii DNA segment above includes these coding regions:
- a CDS encoding FecR domain-containing protein encodes the protein MKKFENVYQDAALMKKALLGEANESEQQELEKRLAECPDLQKVYEQLQNGETLGVAFEEYKNYSSKKAYESFLQKIGQTEPEVIKKPRIFRIWWSIAAAVVFLVIGLSFYMSNYVSTEEESKPLIQPGVQQAQLTLPDGSIIDVHKKEINVIVDGVQVKYKEGVLSYKPTATTQHTQKSVEEKPVESNELVIPRGGENTVVLADGTTVHLNAGSKLTYPVRFIGKRRIVALEGEAYFDVVQDESHPFVVQTHLGEVMVLGTAFNVNAYADASVCYTTLVHGKVQFSAPNVGTVTLQPGEQAVVSANGTEKRTVDLDEYIGWVNGVYNFKNRSLGEIMETFERWYDIQVYYETPELRDITYSGSLKRYGAVNSFLDALELTGDLTYKISGRRVLIYDGMKE
- a CDS encoding RNA polymerase sigma-70 factor; its protein translation is MNDKIDTIVAGVNRKDEKMWGDFYDRFYAALCVYVSKILPVPDAVEDLVQEVFISIWEGKRTFSGIKELTNYLYRACYNNTLLYIRNNQIHDTILSSLAEEESVEDEDMIYALTVKEEIIRQLYCYIEELPAEQRRIILMRIEGYTWEEIAERLEISINTVKTQKTRSYKFLREKLGDSVHSIILCLFL
- a CDS encoding VapE domain-containing protein, producing the protein MKTLEYNSKRLAKRIRALMKESSNVIVSPNTSKEEPKMQEVHEQEAHKQPVLLTQQVIDFLKAQYDFRYNLLTEETEFRPSGQRDVPFCRIDKRELNTFCLEAHKEGINCWDKDLQRYIYSTQVESYHPFRLYMNELPTWDGTDRLKSLAKRVSDIPLWIKSFHTWMLGLAAQWLGVNQAQANSVAPILISEEQGRHKSTFCRMLMPPQLARYYSDNLKLTAQGNPERLLAEMGLLNMDEFDKFGAKKMPLLKNLMQMSSLNICKAYQKNFRSLPRIASFIGTSNRTDLLCDPTGSRRFICIEAEHDIDCTGIEHSQIYAQLKEELLAGARHWLNKEEEHALQYHNMAYYHVNPIEDIVRNTYAPATLNEPDCLSLSAVIIHQELKKRFPAVLRNCTPIQLAQILTAAGISRQHTRLGNVYLVKKVKGCEE